One genomic window of Coffea eugenioides isolate CCC68of chromosome 1, Ceug_1.0, whole genome shotgun sequence includes the following:
- the LOC113780487 gene encoding ABC transporter F family member 4, translating to MVGKRSISNGTRSKKLSKPENPSAPKRKNRDEEEEKEEQEVLILESSSSKPERGKKVVTKKAKKGAKEDSDDEDIRLLFEEKVASQIAVKEWGKIGKSGLMKNKKSGGAGSSSTPKEVEKKKSKGKKKAVAEEEEREQESSGKKEMKNSKKKKNMVAVEEGDDENEREEGPQCKFPMNRIQKIMKDHDASARLAQEAIFLANKASEKFLELYCREAYACAFLDHKKQVSYDHLASVVSKRKRFDFLSDIIPQRVKAEDALAEVSDK from the exons ATGGTGGGGAAGAGAAGTATTTCTAATGGAACTCGGAGCAAAAAATTGTCTAAACCCGAAAACCCATCTGCCCCAAAAAGGAAGAACAGagatgaggaggaggagaaggaggAGCAAGAGGTTTTGATTTTGGAGTCGTCGAGCTCCAAGCCAGAACGGGGGAAAAAAGTTGTTACGAAGAAAGCGAAAAAAGGAGCAAAAGAGGACAGCGACGACGAGGATATTCGCTTATTGTTTGAAGAGAAGGTCGCTTCCCAGATTGCTGTAAAGGAATGGGGGAAAATTGGGAAAAGTGGGTTgatgaaaaataagaaaagtggTGGCGCTGGTAGTAGTAGTACTCCGAAGGAAGTtgagaagaagaaaagtaaaggaaaaaagaaagctgTGGCGGAAGAGGAGGAGAGGGAGCAGGAGAGTAGTGGGAAGAAAGAGATGAAGAAttcgaagaagaagaagaatatggTCGCGGTGGAAGAGGGAGATGATGAAAACGAGCGGGAAGAAGGGCCCCAGTGCAAATTTCCCATGAACAGGATACAAAAAATAATGAAGGATCACGATGCCAGTGCCAGGTTGGCTCAGGAGGCTATATTCTTGGCAAATAAAGCTTCG GAGAAATTTCTCGAATTGTACTGCAGGGAAGCATATGCTTGTGCTTTCCTTGATCACAAGAAACAAGTTTCTTATGACCACCTAG CTTCTGTAGTTTcaaaaaggaagagatttgACTTCCTCTCAG ATATCATTCCTCAAAGGGTGAAAGCCGAGGATGCTTTGGCTGAAGTGTCTGACAAATGA
- the LOC113764311 gene encoding fasciclin-like arabinogalactan protein 12 produces the protein MRNQISSALVFIAVVLFQCTDILAQPAAAPAPAGPTNITKILEKAGQFTTLIRLMRITQISDQINGQLNDTNNGLTIFAPADNAFSSLKSGTLNSLTDQQKVQLIQFHIIPSFISATQFQTISNPVRTQAGDSSARFPLNVTTSGNQVNVSTGVDDATVANTIYTDNQLAVYQVDKVLLPLSLFGAPAPALAPAPTSGEDKKKKSAADTPTSGDDTPSSDASGLRVHGMAVCFGAAIFATVWL, from the coding sequence ATGAGGAATCAAATTTCATCAGCTCTTGTATTCATAGCAGTTGTTCTCTTCCAATGCACGGACATCCTAGCTCAACCGGCTGCCGCCCCAGCACCAGCTGGTCCAACCAACATCACCAAAATCCTCGAAAAGGCCGGTCAATTCACTACATTAATCCGGCTTATGAGAATCACCCAAATCAGCGATCAGATCAATGGCCAACTCAACGATACAAATAATGGACTGACCATTTTTGCTCCAGCCGATAACGCCTTCTCAAGTCTTAAATCCGGCACCCTCAACTCCTTAACCGATCAACAGAAAGTCCAGCTTATCCAATTTCACATTATACCCTCATTTATCTCGGCGACACAGTTCCAAACTATTAGCAATCCAGTAAGGACTCAAGCCGGAGACAGCTCGGCCCGATTCCCATTAAACGTGACCACCTCCGGCAACCAAGTGAACGTGTCGACTGGGGTTGATGATGCCACGGTGGCCAACACAATCTATACGGACAACCAACTTGCTGTTTATCAAGTGGATAAAGTGCTTCTGCCCTTGAGCTTATTTGGTGCTCCGGCACCGGCATTGGCCCCAGCTCCGACATCTGGAGAGGATAAGAAGAAGAAGTCAGCGGCTGATACTCCCACGTCAGGCGATGATACGCCGTCGTCCGATGCAAGTGGGCTTCGCGTGCATGGCATGGCCGTTTGTTTTGGAGCTGCGATTTTCGCTACAGTTTGGTTGTGA
- the LOC113763998 gene encoding zinc finger protein BALDIBIS-like isoform X2: MMSDEGLASSLRGFIQDPNPNLPNPNPNNSNPNPNSNAAKRKRNLPGTPDPDAEVVALSPKSLMATNRFLCEICNKGFQRDQNLQLHRRGHNLPWKLKQRTNKEVKKKVYICPEKTCVHHDPSRALGDLTGIKKHFSRKHGEKKWKCEKCSKKYAVQSDWKAHGKICGTREYKCDCGTLFSRKDSFITHRAFCDALAEESARFAPIPSANLNFRNELFNGGLSSLQPAGNPQFSSSIAGLDPATGQLNLNGQKPRLPLWLDNANTQLNNPIGNHPGNSNAFLASSSTSLPELVQMTPTNMLGLSSQNQWFNSGGNASSSGLPRVLKEEEENRGNLSDHISSLYYNNGQNSSQHETAPAHMSATALLQKAAQMGSTRSNSAIFGTGFGLMSSSLSSLSNFNSLNQSRNELQNFGQAENLNGLMTSTSQSTITTNQGDGLLLGNMSSSNNLVGNLRHPSAPPTIMPGSTDRGGSQSKSSGNEAEGGLTRDFLGVGGNESRPFLQQNELVKFASSMSSAMDFGNQ; encoded by the exons ATGATGTCTGATGAAGGGCTTGCTTCTTCACTAAGAGGGTTCATTCAAGATCCTAATCCAAATcttccaaaccctaatcctaaCAATTCCAACCCTAACCCTAATTCAAACGCTGCTAAAAGGAAGAGAAATCTTCCGGGAACTCCAG ATCCAGATGCAGAAGTGGTAGCACTCTCACCAAAGTCTTTGATGGCTACAAATCGGTTCTTATGCGAAATATGTAACAAGGGTTTTCAGAGAGACCAGAATTTGCAGCTGCACAGGAGAGGTCACAATCTTCCTTGGAAGCTGAAGCAAAGAACCAACAAAGAAGTCAAGAAGAAAGTGTATATCTGTCCGGAGAAGACTTGTGTTCACCATGACCCGTCCAGAGCTCTGGGAGACCTCACCGGCATCAAGAAACATTTCAGCAGAAAACATGGCGAGAAGAAATGGAAGTGCGAAAAATGTTCCAAGAAATATGCGGTCCAATCGGATTGGAAAGCTCATGGTAAGATTTGCGGGACTAGAGAGTATAAATGCGACTGCGGAACACTCTTCTCCAG AAAAGACAGCTTTATCACCCATCGAGCTTTCTGTGATGCATTGGCTGAAGAAAGTGCAAGGTTTGCTCCAATTCCATCCGCGAATCTTAATTTCAGAAATGAATTGTTTAATGGGGGTCTAAGCAGTCTTCAACCAGCCGGAAATCCACAATTTTCTAGTAGTATTGCTGGACTAGACCCTGCCACGGGCCAGCTTAATCTGAATGGTCAGAAACCTAGGCTGCCATTGTGGTTGGATAATGCAAATACTCAGCTCAATAATCCTATTGGAAATCATCCAGGTAATTCTAATGCTTTCTTGGCGTCAAGCTCAACAAGCCTGCCTGAACTGGTCCAAATGACTCCGACGAATATGCTGGGGTTGTCTTCACAGAATCAATGGTTCAATAGCGGTGGGAATGCTTCGTCATCCGGTCTGCCCCGAGTACTAAAGGAGGAAGAGGAGAACAGAGGAAATTTGTCAGACCACATTAGTTCACTGTACTACAACAATGGCCAAAATAGTAGCCAGCATGAAACAGCACCGGCTCACATGTCAGCAACTGCACTGTTGCAAAAAGCAGCTCAAATGGGATCAACAAGAAGCAATTCAGCTATCTTTGGAACAGGCTTTGGCCTCATGAGCTCATCTTTGTCTAGTCTTTCGAATTTCAATTCTTTGAACCAAAGCAGAAATGAGctgcagaatttcggccaagcGGAAAACTTGAATGGGCTAATGACTTCGACATCCCAATCGACTATAACTACAAATCAAGGAGATGGATTGCTTCTAGGAAACATGAGCTCAAGCAATAATTTAGTTGGCAATTTGAGACATCCATCGGCCCCTCCAACAATAATGCCTGGCAGTACTGATAGAGGGGGCAGCCAAAGTAAATCAAGTGGAAATGAAGCTGAAGGCGGATTAACTAGAGATTTTCTTGGAGTAGGAGGGAATGAAAGCAGGCCCTTTTTGCAACAAAATGAATTAGTCAAGTTTGCTTCATCAATGAGTTCAGCCATGGATTTTGGAAACCAATGA
- the LOC113763998 gene encoding zinc finger protein BALDIBIS-like isoform X1 produces MMSDEGLASSLRGFIQDPNPNLPNPNPNNSNPNPNSNAAKRKRNLPGTPADPDAEVVALSPKSLMATNRFLCEICNKGFQRDQNLQLHRRGHNLPWKLKQRTNKEVKKKVYICPEKTCVHHDPSRALGDLTGIKKHFSRKHGEKKWKCEKCSKKYAVQSDWKAHGKICGTREYKCDCGTLFSRKDSFITHRAFCDALAEESARFAPIPSANLNFRNELFNGGLSSLQPAGNPQFSSSIAGLDPATGQLNLNGQKPRLPLWLDNANTQLNNPIGNHPGNSNAFLASSSTSLPELVQMTPTNMLGLSSQNQWFNSGGNASSSGLPRVLKEEEENRGNLSDHISSLYYNNGQNSSQHETAPAHMSATALLQKAAQMGSTRSNSAIFGTGFGLMSSSLSSLSNFNSLNQSRNELQNFGQAENLNGLMTSTSQSTITTNQGDGLLLGNMSSSNNLVGNLRHPSAPPTIMPGSTDRGGSQSKSSGNEAEGGLTRDFLGVGGNESRPFLQQNELVKFASSMSSAMDFGNQ; encoded by the exons ATGATGTCTGATGAAGGGCTTGCTTCTTCACTAAGAGGGTTCATTCAAGATCCTAATCCAAATcttccaaaccctaatcctaaCAATTCCAACCCTAACCCTAATTCAAACGCTGCTAAAAGGAAGAGAAATCTTCCGGGAACTCCAG CAGATCCAGATGCAGAAGTGGTAGCACTCTCACCAAAGTCTTTGATGGCTACAAATCGGTTCTTATGCGAAATATGTAACAAGGGTTTTCAGAGAGACCAGAATTTGCAGCTGCACAGGAGAGGTCACAATCTTCCTTGGAAGCTGAAGCAAAGAACCAACAAAGAAGTCAAGAAGAAAGTGTATATCTGTCCGGAGAAGACTTGTGTTCACCATGACCCGTCCAGAGCTCTGGGAGACCTCACCGGCATCAAGAAACATTTCAGCAGAAAACATGGCGAGAAGAAATGGAAGTGCGAAAAATGTTCCAAGAAATATGCGGTCCAATCGGATTGGAAAGCTCATGGTAAGATTTGCGGGACTAGAGAGTATAAATGCGACTGCGGAACACTCTTCTCCAG AAAAGACAGCTTTATCACCCATCGAGCTTTCTGTGATGCATTGGCTGAAGAAAGTGCAAGGTTTGCTCCAATTCCATCCGCGAATCTTAATTTCAGAAATGAATTGTTTAATGGGGGTCTAAGCAGTCTTCAACCAGCCGGAAATCCACAATTTTCTAGTAGTATTGCTGGACTAGACCCTGCCACGGGCCAGCTTAATCTGAATGGTCAGAAACCTAGGCTGCCATTGTGGTTGGATAATGCAAATACTCAGCTCAATAATCCTATTGGAAATCATCCAGGTAATTCTAATGCTTTCTTGGCGTCAAGCTCAACAAGCCTGCCTGAACTGGTCCAAATGACTCCGACGAATATGCTGGGGTTGTCTTCACAGAATCAATGGTTCAATAGCGGTGGGAATGCTTCGTCATCCGGTCTGCCCCGAGTACTAAAGGAGGAAGAGGAGAACAGAGGAAATTTGTCAGACCACATTAGTTCACTGTACTACAACAATGGCCAAAATAGTAGCCAGCATGAAACAGCACCGGCTCACATGTCAGCAACTGCACTGTTGCAAAAAGCAGCTCAAATGGGATCAACAAGAAGCAATTCAGCTATCTTTGGAACAGGCTTTGGCCTCATGAGCTCATCTTTGTCTAGTCTTTCGAATTTCAATTCTTTGAACCAAAGCAGAAATGAGctgcagaatttcggccaagcGGAAAACTTGAATGGGCTAATGACTTCGACATCCCAATCGACTATAACTACAAATCAAGGAGATGGATTGCTTCTAGGAAACATGAGCTCAAGCAATAATTTAGTTGGCAATTTGAGACATCCATCGGCCCCTCCAACAATAATGCCTGGCAGTACTGATAGAGGGGGCAGCCAAAGTAAATCAAGTGGAAATGAAGCTGAAGGCGGATTAACTAGAGATTTTCTTGGAGTAGGAGGGAATGAAAGCAGGCCCTTTTTGCAACAAAATGAATTAGTCAAGTTTGCTTCATCAATGAGTTCAGCCATGGATTTTGGAAACCAATGA
- the LOC113773265 gene encoding NAC domain-containing protein 2-like, whose translation METQPISSFQFPPGVRFYPSDEELIVYYLHNKVNSRPLPAAVVGEIELYSYNPWDLPKKALFGEEEWYFFSPRDRKYPNGARPNRTAASGYWKATGTDKPILSCSGARIGVKKALVFYIGKPPNGVKTDWIMIEYRLPDTHKRPSRSKGSMRLDDWVLCRIRQKGNMSKNSWEVPHSPIKVTEDTPNLKELHSAYAAKNALDICSSYFLSKDCHLLAKLLATQDLPRIETNTRATSCSSNISQNCKTVYEHGTIKENQVTNSFFPSSLNQQGKPIEEIGYGNIPPSEKAMTNLNKNEFFLAGNVNGASFYNQQQSHGDMFKLNLSSAMMTLQELDVSAFAAKLLP comes from the exons ATGGAGACACAACCCATTTCTAGCTTCCAGTTTCCTCCTGGAGTCAGATTCTATCCTTCTGACGAAGAGCTCATCGTTTATTATCTCCACAACAAAGTGAATTCTCGTCCACTGCCAGCTGCTGTTGTAGGTGAAATCGAGCTTTATAGCTATAATCCTTGGGACTTGCCAA AGAAGGCATTGTTTGGAGAGGAAGAATGGTACTTCTTCAGCCCGAGGGACCGGAAGTACCCAAATGGTGCACGGCCTAACAGGACGGCAGCTTCAGGATATTGGAAGGCTACCGGAACTGACAAACCTATTCTCAGTTGCTCTGGAGCAAGAATAGGAGTCAAGAAAGCTCTTGTCTTCTACATCGGAAAACCTCCGAACGGAGTCAAGACGGACTGGATCATGATCGAGTACCGACTTCCTGACACCCATAAAAGGCCATCAAGGTCTAAAGGGTCCATGAGG TTGGATGACTGGGTCCTATGCCGGATTAGACAAAAAGGCAACATGTCAAAGAATTCATGGGAAGTTCCTCATAGTCCCATCAAGGTGACGGAGGACACCCCAAACCTCAAGGAACTCCACTCAGCATACGCAGCAAAAAACGCCTTAGATATCTGCTCGAGCTATTTCCTATCAAAAGATTGTCACCTGTTGGCAAAACTGCTTGCTACTCAAGATTTGCCTCGTATTGAGACAAATACAAGAGCAACCTCTTGCAGCAGCAACATTTCCCAGAACTGCAAGACAGTATATGAACATGGAACAATCAAGGAGAATCAAGTGAcaaattctttctttccaaGTTCTTTGAATCAGCAGGGAAAACCTATTGAAGAAATTGGATATGGGAACATCCCTCCATCCGAGAAAGCCATGACTAATCTGAACAAGAATGAGTTTTTCCTAGCTGGTAATGTGAATGGTGCAAGCTTCTATAATCAACAACAATCTCATGGAGATATGTTCAAGCTCAATTTATCTAGTGCTATGATGACTTTACAGGAGCTTGATGTGTCTGCATTTGCGGCAAAATTGCTGCCGTAA